GAAAGAACGACGGCGGGGATTACCAAGCGATagggaggaagagaggaggAGAAACAGCGAAACTCCTTCCCCTACTTCTCTTCCGTGCtgaaatagaagaaaaagaCGCATCTATATAAGGACGTACGTAGATCGTCGCTGCTCCGGACGGTCTTGACaagtcgtcgtcgccgccgacCATCCGTCTGCGGCCTTACCGCAGAGCTTCGTCTCGTCTTCCCGATCGCGTTGATCCTTTGGGAGAAAATCGCCCTCTGCCGTAATCAAGATGCTGCACAGATTCGCGGTGCTCGCGATTTTCGCGGTGGCGGCTGTGTCCGCTACGAGTCCGCCGCGAGTGTGTAAGTACTTCATGGGAATTGGTGATGCTGCAAAAATAATTGGAAATTATTACAATCAAATATctgataataaataagaaaaactgtCCTCTTTGATTTTACTTGTGAATTTCAAAACCGAATACGATCTTGAAACATTCCGTCATGAGAGTGCGTATAGAATTAACAAAGATTTAAAAActgtcatacatttttttaactatcgTTATCTCATGATCATAAAGTCTTTAAACGTCTGagtttttaagtttaaattaaaaaatttaattttaaagtttcaaaCATAAGTACGTTCAAAACTGCATCAAGCAAAGTAAACGAGGATATGCTTACTGAGTCGTCAATTAATCCGATTTTTTATGAAACACGTTTTGTTTAGTCACAATGTGCATCCCGGAGATTTATTCAAAGGAATGCATCAAGATGATGGAAGATTCAGCGAGCAAAGGCTTTCCGATATCGTGCATTTCCGGGCGCGATCGATACGACTGCGTTGAAAGGGTCGGCAAGAAGGAAGCAGATATCGTCGCTGTAGATCCTGAAGATATGTACCTCGCGGCGAAGAATAAGCTAGCTGAAAAGGCTGGATACAATGTCATCGAACaggtattataatatattcataccTATACTTTGATacctaatatataaaaaaaaaatagatcttTAATCATAAATCTGGcatgattttaaaaaacaagctTAGAGCaggtttaaaaaatacaaaggaacttgaatgcaaaaattttttaaatgtttaacgcaaatatattttaactaattataaatatttttcataaaataagaaggaattgtatttaaaaaattaaaaagaatattgcaTAAAGGTATAATTTGCacgataaattattgtaaaaatacgtttttaaaaatattgaattatttcaaattaacaaaaaaaactaCTTTGAATCATTCACTAATTTAACACTTGACAGCGTTTCACGCAAATGCTATCCCGCCTGTCACGGGCACTCGCAAAGCCGTTTAGAAGATTAGAactatcattatttaaattatgtaatatatctcaattttttattaataaaaaaaggaaataatggATTTTAAAAATGAGCAAAGGCAATTAAAATCACGTGTACATGACAGCGTCAAAGTGAGATTACTTGCAAGTAAAATTACTTGCAGATGTTTTATGATCTTTCAAGAATAGGATGTTTATTTCAGCataagatttattatataatcatattgtTGACTAATATACGACGTActtgtcttttattttatttgttcagGTGAGGACGAAAGAGGAACCTGACGCGATATATCGTTACGAGGCGGTAGCCGTGGTCCATAAAGATCTGGACATTAACAACGTCCAGGGTCTGAAGGGTCTCAAGTCCTGCCATACTGGCGTGGGCCGTAATGTCGGCTACAAAATTCCCATCACGAAGCTGACCGCGATGGGCGTGCTAACCGACATTAACAACCCGGAATATTCCGCTCGCGAGAATGAGCTTCGTGCTCTAAGCACGCTCTTCGACAAAGGCTGCCTGGTGGGCAAATGGTCACCCGATCCTGCCATCAATCAGAGGCTCAGTAAGTGGCGGTAATCTTTGAAATTTGCGGCGATTGTATCATGTAGGTGAACCGTCGGCAAACAATATCATCAACTGCAAAATAACACGTACCTAGATTGACTCATTTCTTTCGTAACACGAACTAATTTTCTCGTATTTATATGAAGTCAAATTACAATCGTGCGAGTTAAGGTGACCGTGACGATCAACAAATTGCGATGCAAATAAAGTAGTTACGTCGAATAGAAAGTAAAACTGCGTTGCGTAAACTGAACTTGCGTTTTTTCTGATTGCAATTGACCGTTTTCTTCCACAAACggcgaaataattaaaatatgcgTATTGACAGTCATAAGACAtcgatttttaatcaatatctatttttttatcaaatttgtcTCGCATTCCAGGATTCgcgtaaattgtataaaatttatttgaacaaaattatttattgattctaATTGAAGAAACATGGTGAGCCAATAATTTCTCAGTTAGACGCTTAATAAACACTTTACGACTATTGCTTTCTTTTTCAGAGGAGACGTACAGCAACATGTGTGCTCTTTGCGAGAAACCAGACTTGTGCGATTATCCAGACATATATTCCGGATACGAAGGAGCTCTACGCTGTCTGGCTCACAACGGCGGCGAAGTCGCCTGGACGAAAGTCATTTATGTGAAGCGTTTCTTCGGTCTGCCCGTTGGAGTTACGCCAGCGGTACCGACATCCGAAAACCCGGCTGACTTCAGATACTTCTGTCCGGACGGCAGCAAAGTGCCAATCGATGCAAATACGAAACCGTGCACGTGGGCCGCCCGACCATGGCAGGGATATATGACCAACGGGGCTGACGCCAACAACGCGGAAGCTATCCAAAGAGTACGTGATCTGCTTTCTAAGCATCTGTTTAGACGTGTTTTTAATGACTAATTGAATGTCACACGGAATAAGGATGAGGCTCTCTGAACAAAAGTGTTCCTACGTGTTACGTGAATCACAAAATTACTATTCATGTTAATTTTTAGAAGAGAGTAATAGTTTTGTTACATATTGGAAGATATTCCttgattttattaacattgctgcAGAGACTAATCGTCGTCATGAACACGATGAGATAATTCTGAAGAAGTTGAGAAATAATCTTttacaatatgtatattatattgcattaaaGGGATTGCGATGTAACTTTGGAACGTTTTTCAGGAGTTGACGCAACTGGGTCAGCTCGGCGAAAACGAAAAGGCAAATTGGTGGAAGGATCTTTTGCTACTCAACGAGAAGACTTTGGCTGTCGCCGCACCACCAATATCACCGGAAGAGCACTTGAAGAGCGCGAAATACATGGATGTGATAGAGAGGAATTCCGGAGCGCCGGAGAGAGACGCTCGTTGGTGTGTGTGGAATGAAAAAGCGCTGAAAAAGTGTCGTAATCTCGCTAGAGCCGCGTTCTCCAGGTACAGTCATCTAGAATCTAGATCAACTAACTTGGTGCCTTATTGCGAAAGAAAttcttattgttattttatttagagtTGAACATGAATAAAAAAACCGATCAAACgctttaacaattaaattgtctaaattatgaaaatgcaaGCATCTCTCATAACATCTTaatatatgttacatatatactGTGATCTATACAGAGACGCTAGACCTAGATTTGATTGCATACTGGAGAAAGACGAGACTGCTTGCTTAAAGGCTGTCAGGGACAACGGAGCGGACATCGCAGTGATCGATGGTGCATCGGTAAAACATGCAATCAATGATTACAATGCAAAACCAATCGTCGCCGAGACCTATGGCGACGGGTCAACAAAATTCAGCGAGCGGCCAGCACTTGCTGTTATCAAGAGTGGCTCCTCCCTAAATGGATTGGGTACGTtaccaaaataaataataaaatttactacCTATCCGTCAAATTACCAAATACAATGTATAAGATTGCCCAAAAAttggaattaattttatattaacgaagATATCAGTTGAACAAAGACATCGATGTTCAAGCTCAATTTTAGggaagaataaattatttgagtgattaaaaaaagtttaaagaaaagaaatggcGATATAAATCTAAACGAGtttatttgtcaatattttCACAGCCGACCTAAGAGACAAACCGTCTTGTCACAGCGGCTACGAGGGCGATTACGCTGGCTATTACGCATTGGCACACACACTCAAATTGAAAGGATTTATTAACGAAGTTAGCCAGTTGTATACCTTCTTTTCTAAGTCTTGTGCGCCTGGCGCACCTCTCAACTCGAGATTATGTGAATTGTGTGTTGGCAATATCAAGATTGATGACGATCAGGCGAAAGAAGCGACGAAATGCAAACCTACGGACGCCGAATATTACAACGGCGGAAAAGGAGCGCTCAGGTGACATCCtattttttttagcattttcTAAACGCATTGTTatctaatttgtataaataaaataagaattcttcacgttcataaaaa
The Solenopsis invicta isolate M01_SB chromosome 16, UNIL_Sinv_3.0, whole genome shotgun sequence genome window above contains:
- the Tf gene encoding transferrin precursor (The RefSeq protein has 5 substitutions compared to this genomic sequence), which codes for MLHRFAVLAIFAVAAVSATSPPRVFTMCIPEIYSKECIKMMEDSASKGFPISCISGRDRYDCVERVGKKEADIVAVDPEDMYLAAKNKLAEKAGYNVIEQVRTKEEPDAIYRYEAVAVVHKDLDINNVQGLKGLKSCHTGVGRNVGYKIPITKLTAMGVLTDINNPEYSARENELRALSTLFDEGCLVGKWSPDPAINQRLKETYSNMCALCEKPDLCDYPDIYSGYEGALRCLAHNGGEVAWTKVIYVKRFFGLPVGVTPAVPTSENPADLRYFCPDGSKVPIDANTKPCTWAARPWQGYMTNGADANNAEAIQRELTQLGQLGENEKANWWKDLLLLNEKTLAVAAPPISPEEHLKSAKYMDVIERNSGAPERDARWCVWNEKALKKCRNLARAAFSRDARPRFDCILEKDETACLKAVRDNGADIAVIDGASVKHAINDYNAKPIVAETYGDGSTKFSERPALAVIKSGSSLNGLADLRDKPSCHSGYEGDYAGYYALAHTLKLKGFINEVSELDTFFSKSCAPGAPLNSRFCELCVGNIKIDDDQAKEATKCKPTDAEYYNGGKGALRCLKDGKGDVAFLPLTALQQLDNEKDGAGKREDYALLCPNGGQAAINEWERCNLGLEPPRIIVSSAGKSPNALEELKHGILAASSLYSKNPDLLRLFGAWGDKPNVLFKDDVKELISIDNTWDKWNDWANN